The genomic stretch TAGGGCATTAGCATATATGAAATAAATAAAAAGATTAATAATAAGACCCAAAAGGCCATTCTTCCCAGTATGAGTAACGACTCAGAACACTGTGAAGAGTGGCTTTTTTGATTGCTATTACCATGGGGATATTCCAATGAGGTTTTGTTGTCTTGAGCCAACAAGGACTTGGCATGAAAATTGCTTTATATATGTTGTAGACTTGCTTATTGCTTGGAAATAAGAGCAACAGGAGGTGGACATATGATTACCGTTGGTTTAGACAGTGGAAACCAAAATACTAGGGCAGTTGTCTTAAAAGATGGAAAAATTATTGGGAGAGCATCAGGTATGACAGAATTTGATGCCAAATTGGCAGCTGAGAAAATATTTGGTATTGCGCTTGCCAGTGCAGGTGTACAAAGGGAGGAGATAAGTGCAGTATGGGCAACCGGAGCGGGGAGAAACATGGTGGTTTTCGCCGATGGAAGGATCAATGAGGTGGGGTCAGCAGCCAGAGGTGCACGCTTCTTAAATCCTGATGCGAATCTAGTCATCGATTTAGGAGCGGAAGGTTGCCGAGCTATTCGGCTGACCCCGGACGGAAAGGTCAAAAATTATGAGGTTAATGATAAATGCGCCTCAGGAGCTGGCACCTTTATCGAGGCTATGGCCCGTACCCTACAAATTAACATCGAAGAGATGGGGGCCTACTCCCTGCGTCATAGTAAAGAAGTACCTATGAACGCCCAGTGCGTGGTCTTTGCTGAGTCGGAGGTCATATCGCTTATTCATCAACAGGAGACTATAGAAGATATCGCTTATGGCATTCACGTCGGTATCGCCAGTCGTGTGGTTTCCTTGATTCGTCGTGTGGGAGTCGTCGAGGGCATCCAATTGATTGGTGGCCCGGGGCACAATGAAGGCTTGGTATATTGCATGCAGAGGGAGTTGGGTAAGGAGGTTTTTGTCTCCGAAGAAACAGACTATATAAGTAGCATTGGTGCTGCATCCTACGCGACTGAGTATGAACAA from Desulfitobacterium dichloroeliminans LMG P-21439 encodes the following:
- a CDS encoding acyl-CoA dehydratase activase; this translates as MITVGLDSGNQNTRAVVLKDGKIIGRASGMTEFDAKLAAEKIFGIALASAGVQREEISAVWATGAGRNMVVFADGRINEVGSAARGARFLNPDANLVIDLGAEGCRAIRLTPDGKVKNYEVNDKCASGAGTFIEAMARTLQINIEEMGAYSLRHSKEVPMNAQCVVFAESEVISLIHQQETIEDIAYGIHVGIASRVVSLIRRVGVVEGIQLIGGPGHNEGLVYCMQRELGKEVFVSEETDYISSIGAASYATEYEQKEV